The Microbacterium oleivorans genome contains the following window.
AACTCCCGCAGGCCGGCCAGCGCCCCACCGGGGGCGGTGGCCTCGGAGAAGGTGACGGAGTAGGGGTCGTGCAGGTGCAGCACCTCGACCCGGTCGAGGCCCAGCCGGGCCAGGCTCTCTTCGTACGAGCGCAGGACGCGGTCGCGGTCGAAGCGTCCGGTCTCGGGGTCGCGGTCGACCTTCGTCGCGATGCGGGCGGCGGGCTCGTCGGCCACCTCGGCCCGGGCGATGCCGAGCACCGCCTCCGAGCGACCACCCGCGTACTCGTTCGAGGTGTCGACGACGGGGAAGGGACCGGTGAGGAACGCGCGGGCGTGCCCGACCGCGGTCTGCTCCTCGACGGAGCCGGGCGCGGTGTCCCTGCCGAGTCCGGAGGTGCCGACCGTGATGTCGCCGACGGGGATGCCGGTGTCTCCGAGAACGCGCGGGTGCGGGGTGTTCTGGTCTGGGCTGCTCTGCCGCATGGTGAATATCCATTCTATAATGAATGCGATGTCATCCTACTGATCGGGGACAACGATGGCGACTCCCATGCTGGCCCACCCTCTGTCCGATCCGGACGTCTCGGCGCTGACGGCGGCGCTCGGCGACGCCGGATCGGTGTCGACGCGGGCGCTCGACCGCGTCGCTCAGGCCTCCGACGCGTCGCACGTGCTCCTCACCCCGAGCGCGATCGCGACGGCCGACGACGCCGACGCGGTCGCACGTCTGCTGCGCGCGGCCTCGGAGCGGCGGATGCCGGTGACCTTCCGCTCCGGCGGCACGAGCCTGTCCGGGCAGAGCGCGACCGACGGGCTGCTGGTCGACGTGCGCCGCGGGTTCCGGCGCGTCGACGTGCTCGACGGCGGCCGACGCGTCCGTGCGCAGCCCGGTGCCACGGTGCGCCAGGTGAACACGCGCCTCGCCCGCCACGGGTACCGCCTGGGCCCCGACCCGGCCAGCGAAGCGGCCTGCACGATCGGCGGGGTCGTCAGCAACAACTCCAGCGGTATGGCGTGCGGCACCGTCGAGAACACCTATCGCACCCTCGAGTCCCTCGTCTTCGTGCTCCCCTCCGGCACCGTCGTCGACACCGCCGCGCCCGACGCCGACGCCCGGCTCCGCGCGGCCGAGCCCGACCTCGTCGCCGGCCTCGAACGACTCCGACGCCGGGTGATCTCGAACCCGGCGAGCGTCGCGATCATCGAACGCTCCTTCTCGATGAAGAACACGATGGGCTACGGCGTCAACGCCTTCCTCGACCACGACTCCCCCGCCGAGCTGCTCGCCCACCTCCTCGTCGGCAGCGAGGGCACGCTCGCCTTCGTCGCCGAGGCCACCTACCGCACCGTTGCGATCCGCCCGCGCATCGCGACCACCCTCGCGGTCTTCCGCGACCTCGAGGCGGCCACCCGCGCCCTGCCCGACCTCGTCGACGGCGGCGCGGCCACGCTCGAGCTCATGGACGCCACCAGCCTCCGCGTCGGTCAAGGCCTGCGCGATGCACCCGACGCCATCCGAGGGTTCACCGTCGAGGACCACGCGGCACTGCTCATCGAGTACCACGCCGGCTCCGACGACGAGCTCGATGCGCTCATCGCGGGCGGGGCTCGGCTCCTCGCCGCGCAGCCCCTCCTCGCCCCGGCCGCGCTGTCGAGCGACGTCGCCGCTCGCGCGGCCGCGTGGAAGCTCCGCAAGGGCCTCTACGCCTCGGTGGCCGGAGCACGACCGAGCGGTACGACGGCCCTGCTCGAGGACATCGTCGTCCCCGTCCCCGCCCTCGCGACGACCTGCGGGGCGCTGCAGGAGCTGTTCGCGCGCTACGACTACCGCGACAGCGTGATCTTCGGCCACGCCAAGGACGGCAACATCCACTTCATGCTGACCGACCGGTTCGAGACCGACGACCAGCTGGCGCGCTACGCGGGCTTCACCGAGGCCATGGTCGACCTGGTGCTCGCCGCGGGCGGCAACCTCAAGGCCGAGCACGGCACCGGGCGCGTGATGGCGCCCTACGTGCGGCGCCAGTACGGCGACGAGCTCTACGACGTGATGATGCAGCTCAAGCGGCTGTGCGACCCCGCCGGCATCCTGAATCCGGGCGTGATCATCGACGACGACCCCGCAGCCCACCTGAAGAACATCAAGCTCGCCGAGACGGTCGAGGCCGAGGTCGATCGCTGCGTCGAGTGCGGCTACTGCGAACCCGTCTGTCCGAGCAAGGACCTCACCCTCACGCCGCGCCAGCGGATCGTGGCGCGGCGCGCGATCGCGCGGGCGGAAGCCGCCGGCGACGGACCGCTCGTGGCCGAGCTCGAGCGGGATTACGACTACGCGGGCATCGACACCTGTGCCGTCGACGGCATGTGCCAGACGGCGTGTCCGGTGCTGATCAACACCGGCTCCCTCGTCAAGCGACTGCGGCGCGAAGGGGCGAGCCCCGGCGCCGACGCGGCCTGGGCGGGCGCCGCGCGCGGCTGGGGCGCCGTGACACGGGCGGCGTCGACCGCCCTGAGCGTGGCGGATCGGGTTCCCGCGGCCGCCGTCACCGCGGTCACCGATGTCGGTCGCGCCGTCGTGGGAGCCGACACGCTGCCCCGGTACGACGCCGACCTCCCCCGAGGCGGACGCGCCCGGGGCCGTCTCGGGTCGCACGTCGGCCCATCGGGCGCCGAGCCCGCCGCGGTGTTCCTCCCGGCGTGCGTGAACACGATGTTCGGCCCGGCCGACACCGGAACCGCCACCGGCGCGGGCCCGGGCATCGGGGCGACCGAGGCCTTCCGCCGGCTGGCCGAGCGTGCCGGCGTGGCGCTCGTGGTGCCGAACGGCGTCGACGGGCTGTGCTGCAGCACGCCGTGGACATCGAAGGGCCACGCCCCCGGGCGCGAGGTCATGTCGTCACGCGTCGTCGCGGCCGTGCGATCGGCGAGTCGAGACGGCGTGCTGACGGTCGTGACGGACGCCTCGAGCTGCACCGAGGGCTTCGTCCATCTCCTCTCCGACGCGGGCGTGAGCGTGCGCGTCGAGGACGCCGTCGCGTTCGCGCAGCGCGAGCTGCTCCCCCGCCTCGCGCTGCCGGCGCCGCGGATCGCCACCCTCGCGCTGCATCCCACGTGCTCGTCGGCGCAGCTCGGACTCGACCCCGCCCTGCGCTCGCTCGCCGCGAGCGTGGCGCGGGAGGTCGTGGTGCCCGACGCCTGGGGCTGCTGCGCCTACGCGGGCGACCGCGGGATGCTGCATCCCGAGCTGACCGCCTCGGCCACCGCAGCCGAGGCGGCCGAGGTGGTCGCCCTGGGCGCCGAAGCCCACGCGTCGTGCAACCGCACGTGCGAGCTGGGCATGACCCGCGCGACGGGAGCTCCGTACCGCCACGTGCTCGAGCTGCTCGAGGAGGCCACGCGTCCGTGACGACGCCGGGCGCCGGATCAGCCGCCGGTGGAGTCGCGGACGATGAGCTGCGGGCGGAACCGCACCTGGCGCTCGTGGTCGCCGTCGGGGGCGTCGAGTCCCTTGAGGAGCAGATCGACCGCGCGGTAGCCGATCTCGTGGGCGGGCTGGCGGATGGAGCTCAGCGGCACGACCGTGGCCGAGGCGAAGTCGATGTCGTCGTAGCCGATGAGGGCGACGTCGCCCGGCACCCGTACCCGGCCCAGCACCGAGAACGCCTGCAGCACGCCGACGGCGAGGAGGTCGTTCGCCGCGAACACGGCATCCACGCGTGCGCGCTCGTCGCGCTCGCGCAGCGCCTCACCGGCCGCGCGACCGTGCAGCACCGACAGCGCCGGCACGGCGACCTCTTCGAGCGAGGCGTCCGCGACCTCGGCGACGGCTCGACGGGCACCCTCGAGGCGATCGGCCACCTGACGGATCGACACCGGTCCGCGGACGAAGGCGATCCGGCGGCGACCGCGGGCGAGCAGGTGCGCGACCGCCAGGTACCCGCCCTCGACGTCGTCGACGGCGACCGACGCGAAGGTGCCGTCGGCGACCTCGCGGTCCACGAGCACGACCGGCACGCCGCCCGTCTGCAGGGCGCGGAGCTTGTCGAGGTCGTCGCCGGCGGGGGTGACGAGCACGCCGTTGACACGCTGCTCGCGGAAGAGGTCGAGGTGGGCGGACTCGCGGGCGGGATTCTCGTCGCTCGCGCTCAGCAGCACGGCCATCCCGCTCTCGGCGGCGCGCGTCTCGGCGCCGCGGGCGACCTCGGCGAAGAACGGGTTGCCGATGTCGAGCACGACGAGGCCGATCGACCTGCTGCGCCCCGCGCGCAGCTGACGCGCCGCGTCGTTGCGCACGAAACCGAGGTCGGCGATCGCCTGCTGCACGCGCACGACCATCTCGGGCGAGACGCGCGTCGGGTTGTTGAGGACGTTCGAGACCGTCCCCACCGACACGGATGCCGCGACCGCGACATCCCGCACGCTCACTGCCATGCGGTCCACCGTAGCGCGCGGCGGCTTCGCGCGCCGAGAAATCGGTAAGCGCTTGCCGGTTGTGCGTCGCGTGAGAACCCGCTACGCTCATGAAACGATTCACTGTTCACCTGCCGACCGCGTCGTCGGCAACCGACGAGGAGCCTCGATGACGAGCGCGTCTACCCAGCGGGTCTGCTTCTCGCTGCAGGTCCGCCCCGAACTGCTCGACGAGTACATCCGGCGTCACACGCCCGTGTGGCCCGAGATGCTCGCCGAGATCGCCGCGTCCGGACGCCGCAGCTACTCCCTCTTCCTCGCCGAGGGCGGTCGCCTCATCGGCTACTACGAGGTCGACGACGACGCGGCGGCGCAGGCCTACCTCGCCGCCTCCCCGGTCGCCGCCCGATGGGAGGCCGAGATGGCGCGCTTCTTCGTGGGCCTCGCGGGCCGGCCCGATCAGGCCGCCACCGCGCTGACCGAGGTCTTCAACCTGCACGACCAGCTGGCCGCATCGGCCGCATCCACCCCCACCACCGACGAAAGCGACGACGCATCGTGAGCGCACTCTCCCCCGACGACTTCGCCCGGCTCGAGCGCCAGGGCATCGAACTCCCCAGCTGGGCGTTCGGAAACTCCGGCACCCGCTTCCGGGTCTTCCCGACCGCGGGGACTCCCCGCGACCCGTTCGAGAAGATCGCCGACGCGGCCGAGGTGAACCGCGTCACCGGACTCGCCCCGTCGGTCGCGCTGCACATCCCGTGGGACAAGGTCCAGGACTACAGCGCGCTCCGCGCCCACGCCGAAGACCTCGGCGTGGCCCTGGGCACCATCAACTCGAACACCTTCCAGGACGAGGACTACAAGTTCGGCGCCCTCACCCACGAAGACGACGCGATCCGCCGCAAGGCGATCGACCACCACCTCGAGTGCGTCGACGTCATGGACGCCACCGGCTCGCGCGACCTGAAGATCTGGCTGGCCGAGGGGTCGAACTACCCCGGCCAGAACGACATGCGCGCCCGCCAGGACCGCCTCGCCGACTCGCTCCAGCAGATCTACGCGCGCCTCACGGGCGAGCAGCGCCTGGTGCTCGAGTACAAGTTCTTCGAGCCGTCGTTCTACCACACCGACGTTCCCGACTGGGGCACGAGCTACGTGCAGGTCGCCGCCCTCGGCGAGCGCGCGATGGTGTGCCTCGACACCGGCCACCACGCCCCCGGCACGAACATCGAGTTCATCGTCATGCAGCTGCTGCGCCTCGGCAAGCTCGGCTCGTTCGACTTCAACTCGCGCTTCTACGCCGACGACGACCTCATCGTCGGCGCAGCCGACCCGTTCCAGCTGTTCCGCATCCTCGTCGAGGTGCTGCGCGGGGGCGGCTTCGACAACCCCGACGTGGTGTTCATGCTCGACCAGTGCCACAACATCGAGGCGAAGATCCCGGGGCAGATCCGTTCGGTCCTGAACGTGCAGGAGATGACGGCGCGCGCGCTGCTCATCGACGGCGACGCCCTCGCCGCCGCTCGCACCGCGAACGACGTGCTGGGAGCGCAGGCCGTGTTCATGGACGCCTTCTACACCGACGTCCGCCCGGCCCTCGCCGAGTGGCGAGAGTCGCGCGGCCTGCCCGCCGACCCGATGGCCGCGTACGCGGCATCCGGCTACCAGCAGAAGATCGAGGCCGAGCGCGTCGGCGGCACCCAGGCCGGCTGGGGCGCATGAGCAGCGCCGCCTCCGCACGTCCCGCGCGCCGACCGCTCAGCGCGTGGAAGGCGACCATCGCGGTCGCGATGTCGAACTACATCGAGGCGGGGGCCATCATCGCCCTCGCCACGAGCCTCACGCTCTGGCAGGAGGCGTTCGGCTTCGACGACGGCGTCGTCGGCATCGTGGCGGCGCTGTCCGCCAACGCGTTCGGAGCTGCGTTGGGCGCGGCCATCGGCGGGCCGCTGTGCGACCGCCTCGGCCGGAAGTTCATCTACACCTACGACCTCATCGTCTTCATGATCGGCGCGCTGGCCGTGACGTTCGCGCCGAACCTCGCCGTGCTGCTGATCGGGGTGATCCTCATGGGTGTCGCGGTGGGCGCCGGAGTGCCCGCCTCGTGGACCTACATCGCCGAGGAGGCGCCGAACGAGCACCGCGCGGCCCACGTCGGGACGGCGCAGCTGGCGTGGTCGATCGGCCCCGCGGTGGGCTTCCTGCTCGCCGTCGTCGTCGGCCCGCTCGGCCTGCTCGGTTCCCGGCTGATCTTCTTCCATCTCTTCGTGATCGCCGCCGTCACCTGGTGGGTGCGTCGCGGCCTGCCCGAGTCGCGCCGCTGGAAGACCGAGCGCGAGGCCTCGGTGGCCGCCGGCACCCGCCCGTCGTTCTTCTCGGGGATCGTCGGCCTGCTCACCCAGCCGAAGAACTGGGGCGCGCTGGCCTTCCTCATCGGCGTCTACGGCCTGTGGAACACCGTCGCCGGCCAGGCCGGCATCTTCCAGCCCCGCGTCTACGACGCCGCCGGCCTCCACGACCCGATGCAGCAGAACCTCCTGCAGGTGCTGGTGTGGAGCCTGACGGCGGCCGCGACCTACTTCGGCTTCATGCGCTACGGCGACCGGGTGCGCCGCAAGTGGCTGTACCTCGCCGGAGCGACGCTCGGCGTCGTGGCGTGGGCCGTGCTGATCTACGCCCCGCCGGGACTGTTCTCGCTGCTGTTCTTCGCGGTCGCGTGGGGCGTATCGGCCGGTATCGGCGCCCAGGCCTTCTACGGCCTGTGGACCGCCGAGCTGTTCGCCACCCGCTACCGCGCGAGCGCCCAGGGCGTGCTCTTCATGCTCGCCCGTGTCATGGTGGGCCTGCTCAGCCTCGTCTTCCCCGTGCTCCTGTCGGGGCTCGGCCTCGCCGGGCTCGGAGTCATCATCCTGGGCCTGCTCGTGGCGGCGCTGCTCATCGGAACGATCTGGGCGCCCGACACCGAGGGCAAGTCGCTCGAGGACATCGAGGTCGAGCGCTACGGCCGACGCGAGCCCGCTCCGGCCGCTCGGGGCGGGCGATGAGCGCGGCGCCGGAGCCGGTCGCGGCAGCCGACGGTCTCGTGCGCGTGTACCCGGCGGCCCAGCCGACCGGTGGCGGCCTCGTCTGGATGCACGGCGGCGGCTTCGCCCACGGCGACCTCGACATGCCCGAATCGGATGCCGTCGCACGCGGCCTCGCCGCGCGCGGCACGACCGTCGTCTCGGTGGACTACCGCCTGGCGGCCGTCGGCGGCAGCGACAACCGCTACCCCGCGGCATCCGACGATGTGCTCCGCGCCTGGGAATGGACCCGCGACAACGCCGAACGGTGGGGCGTCGACCGACTCGCGATCGGCGGCGCGAGCGCCGGCGCGAACCTGGCCGCCGGTGCGACGCTGCGCCTGATCGCCGCCGAGCGCGCGCTGCCCGAGCTCGTCGTCCTGGCGTACCCGACGCTGCTCGCGGTGCAGCCGGCTCCGGGCCTCGCGCTCCGCGCCGCCCTCGACGCCCACCCGGAGCACGATCGCTTCGGGACCGACGTCGTGCGCACGATGTACGAGAACTACCTGGGCACCTCGGTCATCGGAGCCCCGATCGCCGCCGTGCCCGCACTCGCGTCCGCCGCCGAGCTCGCGCAGTTCCCTCCGGTCCTCATGATCAACAGCGAGATCGACGAGCTCAGCGTCTCGGGCGAGGTCTTCGCCGCCACGCTGCGCTCGGCCGGACGCCCCATCGACCTCGTCGTCGAGCCCGGCACCGACCACGGCCACCTCAACCGGCCCGAGCTTCCCGGCGCAGACGCGTCGATCGGCCGCATCGCCGACCGGCTCGACGCTCTGACCGCCTCCGCCCCGACCGCATCCTGACCTCCCGCACCCGTCCCGAAGGAAAGCCATGACCTCCGCCGCAGCCGCCGACCTCATCGCGCGCAGCAACCGCCTGGGCTCCGACCCGAAGAACACCAACTACGCCGGAGGCAACACCTCCGCCAAGGGCACCGACATCGACCCCGTCACCGGCGAGCCGGTCGAGCTGCTGTGGGTGAAGGGCTCGGGCGGCGACCTCGGAACGCTCAAGCCGGAAGGCCTGGCGGTGCTCCGTCTCGATCGGATGCGCGCGCTCGTCGACGTCTACCCGGGCCTGGAGCGCGAGGACGAGATGGTCGCCGCGTTCGACTACTGCCTGCACGGCAAGGGCGGCGCAGCACCCTCGATCGACACCGCGATGCACGGCCTCGTCGACGCCGCCCACGTCGACCACCTGCACCCGGACGCCGGCATCGCCATCGCGACCGCCGCCGACGGCGAACAGCTGACCCCGGCGATCTTCGGCGAGAAGGTCGTGTGGGTGCCGTGGCGCCGTCCCGGCTTCCAGCTCGGCCTCGACATCGCCGAGATCAAGGCGCAGAATCCGCAGGCGATCGGATGCATCCTCGGCGGGCACGGCATCACGGCGTGGGGCGACACCTCCGACGAGGCCGAGGCGAACAGCCTGTGGATCATCGAGACGGCGCAGCGCTACATCGACGAGCACGGCGCGGCCGACCCGTTCGGCGGCATCCGCGCCGGTTTCACGGCTCTGCCCGGCGACGAGCGCCGCGCCCGCGCCGCCGCCCTCGCCGCGACGGTCCGCGGCATCGCCTCGACCGACAGGCCGATGGTCGGCCACTACACCGACTCGGACGTGGTGCTCGACTTCCTCGCGTCCGAGAAGGCGGCCGCCCTCGCAGAGCTCGGCACGAGCTGCCCCGACCACTTCCTGCGGACCAAGGTCAAGCCCCTCATCCTCGATCTGCCGGCCACGGCCTCGGTCGACGAGCAGATCGCCCGGCTCCACGAGCTGCACGCCGCCTACCGCGCGGACTACCAGGCGTACTATGACGCCCACGCCGACGCCGGCTCCCCCGCCATCCGCGGCGCCGATCCGCTGATCGTCCTCGTTCCGGGCGTGGGGATGTTCTCGTACGGTGCGAACAAGCAGACCGCGCGCGTCGCGGGCGAGTTCTACGTCAACGCCATCAACGTCATGCGCGGCGCCGAGGCGCTGTCGACCTACGCGCCGATCTCGGACGCCGAGAAGTTCCGCATCGAGTACTGGGCGCTCGAGGAGGCGAAGCTGCAGCGGATGCCGAAGCCGAAGTCCCACCAGGGACGCATCGCCTTCGTCACGGGGGCGGCATCCGGCATCGGCAAGGCCATCGCCACCCGTCTCGCGGCCGAGGGCGCGTGCGTCGTCGTCGCCGACCTCGACCTCGAGAAGGCGCAGGCCGCGGCGGCCGAGCTCGGCGGCACCGACGTCGCCATCGGCGTCGCGGCCAACGTCGCCGACGCCGCGGGCGTCCAGGCCGCGATCGACGCGACCCTCCTCGCCTTCGGCGGCATCGACCTCGTCGTCAACAACGCCGGGCTTTCGCTCTCCAAGCCGCTGCTCGAGACCACCGAGAAGGACTGGGACCTGCAGCACGACGTGATGGCCAAGGGCTCGTTCCTCGTGTCGAAGGCCGCGGCGAAAGCGCTCATCGAGCAGAAGCTCGGCGGCGACGTGATCTACATCTCGTCGAAGAACTCCGTCTTCGCGGGCCCGAACAACATCGCGTACTCGGCGACGAAGGCCGATCAGGCCCACCAGGTGCGACTGCTCGCGGTCGAGCTCGGCGAGCACGGCGTGCGGGTCAACGGCATCAACCCCGACGGCGTCGTGCGCGGCTCGGGCATCTTCGCCGCCGGCTGGGGCGCCAACCGCGCCGCGACCTACGGCGTCGACGAGAAGGACCTCGGCCAGTTCTACGCCAACCGCACGATCCTCAAGCGCGAGGTCGTGCCCGAGAACGTCGCCGACGCGGTGTACGTCCTCACCGGCCCCGAGCTCTCGCGCACGACGGGCCTGCACATCCCCGTCGACTCCGGCGTGGCCGCGGCCTTCCTGCGATGACGCGGCGCCGAGCGCACGGCTTCGCGCCGAGTGCACCCCATCCACGCGTCGACATCCCGTGCACGCGGCGAGCGGCCGTGCAATCGGTAGCAGGATGCCGCGCATGACCGGCTCGGGAGCGGTCGCGGCGGTCGACCTGGGGGCCACGAGCGGGCGGGTGATCGTGGGACACGTGGGGCCCGACACCCTCACGACCGAGACGGTCGCGCGGTTCGCCAACGATCCGGTCCCGGCCGGGGACGGCCTGCACTGGAACCTCGTGGGCATGTACGGCTCGGTGCTGTCCGGGCTGCGCGGGGCCTTCCGCGCGACGCCCGAGATCGCCTCGATCGGGGTCGACTCATGGGCCGTCGACTACGGCCTGCTGCGCCGGGGCCGGCTGCTCGGCGAACCCTTTCACTACCGCGACGAGCGCACCGGGCGCGGCGTCGCGGCCGTGCACGCGCGCTTTCCGCACGCCGAGCTCTTCGAGCGGAACGGGCTGCAGTTCCTCCCGTTCAACACGCTGTACCAGTTCGCCGCCGAGGACGCCGACCTGCTCGCTTTCGCCGACACCGCGCTGCTGGTGCCCGACCTCGTCGGCTACTGGCTGACAGGCATCGCCCGCGCCGAGCAGACGAACGCGTCGACGACCGGCCTGATGCGGGTGCTGCACGCGGCGTGGGACGACGGTCTCATCTCGGCGCTCGGGCTGCCGCGCGGCATCCTCCCCCCGCTCATCGCTCCCGGTGACCGGCTCGGTGCGCTGCGGGCCGACGTCGCCGCCTCGATCGGCGCGCCCGAGGCGACCCCGGTGACCGCCGTCGGCTCGCACGACACCGCCTCGGCGGTGGTCGCGGTGCCGATGCAGGCGGATGCCGCGGCCTACATCTCGTGCGGCACGTGGGGCCTGGTCGGGGTCGAGGTCGAGCACCTGGTGCTCAGCCGCGCGGCGCTGGAGGCGAACTTCACCAACGAGGGCGGGGTGGACGGGCGCGTGCGCCTGCTGCACAACGTCATGGGGCTCTGGGTGCTCAGCGAGGCCGTGCGTCAGTGGGAACGGCGCGAGGGGCACCGGATCGACCTGCCCACACTGCTCGATGCCGCCCGGGAGGCGGAGGGGGTCGTGTTCGACATCAACGACCCGCGGTTCCTCGCGCCCGGTGACATGACCTCGCGCATCGACGCGTGGTGCGACGAGCACGATGTCGCGAGCCCGCGCACCCGAGCGGAGTACACCCGCTCGATCGTGGAGTCCCTCGCGCAGGCCTTCGCCGACACCGTCGCCGCGGCCGGGCGCATCGGCGGGGTGGACGTCCGCACGATCCACATCGTCGGCGGGGGCGCGCTCAACGAGCTGCTGTGTCAGCGCACGGCCGACCGCGCCGGGATGCCCGTGCTCGCCGGGCCGGTCGAGGCCACCGCCCTCGGGAACGTGCTCGTGCAGGCGCGGGCCGCCGGTTTCGTCTCGGGCTCGCTCGAGTCGCTGCGAGACCTCGTGGCACGCACCCACGCTCCGCGGCGCTACGAGCCCCGCGCCTAGGGCGTGTCTGACAAATAGTTCGATGTCTGGCTGAGAGCCTGGGTGTGTGTCGCGGTTTCAGTTGCTTTCGGATGCTCAGTGGTCGTTGATCGAGGGGATGCTGCCGCGTCCGACTGGTCGACCTGGTCGGAAGTTCTCCGATGCTCGGCGGATGGTCGAAGCAATCATCTATCGGTATCGGTGCGGGATCGCGTGGCGTGATTTGCCCGAGGCGTTTGGGCCGTGGCAGACGGCGTGGACGTGGCATCACCGGATGGCCGCGGAGGGCACCTGGGATGTGGTGCTCGATAGGTTGACCGCCGCCGCGGACGCGGCGGGATTGATCGATTGGTCGCTGTCGGTGGACTCGACCATCGCGCGTGCGCATCAGCACGCGACGAACACGACCCGCACCACAGGGGGCTGGGTCGAATTACACGAATCCGCGGATCGAGCCGCCTGATCACGGTATCGGTCGCTCTCGAGGCGGGTTGTCGACGAAGATCCATCAGCTC
Protein-coding sequences here:
- a CDS encoding rhamnulokinase → MTGSGAVAAVDLGATSGRVIVGHVGPDTLTTETVARFANDPVPAGDGLHWNLVGMYGSVLSGLRGAFRATPEIASIGVDSWAVDYGLLRRGRLLGEPFHYRDERTGRGVAAVHARFPHAELFERNGLQFLPFNTLYQFAAEDADLLAFADTALLVPDLVGYWLTGIARAEQTNASTTGLMRVLHAAWDDGLISALGLPRGILPPLIAPGDRLGALRADVAASIGAPEATPVTAVGSHDTASAVVAVPMQADAAAYISCGTWGLVGVEVEHLVLSRAALEANFTNEGGVDGRVRLLHNVMGLWVLSEAVRQWERREGHRIDLPTLLDAAREAEGVVFDINDPRFLAPGDMTSRIDAWCDEHDVASPRTRAEYTRSIVESLAQAFADTVAAAGRIGGVDVRTIHIVGGGALNELLCQRTADRAGMPVLAGPVEATALGNVLVQARAAGFVSGSLESLRDLVARTHAPRRYEPRA
- a CDS encoding IS5 family transposase (programmed frameshift) is translated as MSRFQLLSDAQWSLIEGMLPRPTGRPGRKFSDARRMVEAIIYRYRCGIAWRDLPEAFGPWQTAWTWHHRMAAEGTWDVVLDRLTAAADAAGLIDWSLSVDSTIARAHQHATNTTRTTGAGSNYTNPRIEPPDHGIGRSRGGLSTKIHQLVDGNGLPLVTLITPGQAGDSPMFLPLMRQLRVGREAGRPRTRPDAVRGDKAYSSRAIRGHLRSRGIKAVIPEPDDQKGHRKRRGSRGGRPVGLDAVDYKNRNVIERNYARLKQWRGLATRFDKHAVNYRAAVVLNTVIAWTRALSDTP